From Branchiostoma floridae strain S238N-H82 chromosome 5, Bfl_VNyyK, whole genome shotgun sequence:
TTGGTTTTGCTGATCAAGCTTGGCTTGGTTTGTGTGGGCGTTGCTCTTTCTTCACGATATAATTTTGTCCAAGGAAGTGCTGAGATATTTGGCTCTTTCGTATGGCTCTTCAACTTGTTACAAAtgggccgttccaaaaaataaatgtggagGGGGGGTTGAAGAGGTCGGATTTTCCAATTGCTTCATCCCCCCTTTGGATTTCATCCGAGGGCCTGACCCCCCCTTTGAATTTCATCCGAGTGCCTCGACCCCCGTCTAATTTCATCCGAGAGCtccgacccccccccctttattTCATCCAAGTTCCAAATGCCTCTTATACCCCTTTTATTTCAACTGAATAACCTTACCCCCTCATAATTTTCATCCTAGAACCTTGCccttacagtactgtaactaAGATAGGAGTAGAAGTATCTAAATCCAGATTTTCTTGACTTTTTTGTAGAAAAACCCATATCCAGACCTATCTCGACCCCCCCGTTCAAACGAAATCCATATCCAAGATTTGCTTGACCCCCCCTCGGTAAAATCCGACCTCTTCAACCCACCCcccacatttattttttggaacggcccaaTCAGTGCCACCAAAATATGTCGAGAAACCCACGACTTGCTATATTTTTTTACTGACCAAGTAGTACCctctatttttgcagtcttcTATTTTGATCCCCAGGCCAAAAGTTGACGAACTAAAGGAATGTGACATCGTAAAGATTTAGACCTCGAATACTTTTAGTTCTTTCAGTTTGGGTATCTTAAAAAGATTTTGATACTCTATTGATATGGTTTACATGTATTCAACAATGTAATGCAATGTTAACACTATATTGCTGActattttgttgtttattttgtatatttccaGGGTTTATTAGTTTACAGTAGCTTTAGTTGGGCTTTAGAAGAATGGCTaggtacaacaacaacagtcgcgGCGGATCAAGCCGGAATCATTTTGAGGAGGAGGAAAATTTCGAGGCCGTGAAAGACGACTACTACTATGGAACCGATCGGTAAAGAGTTCGCTTGAAAAAATATTTGTTCAATAATGTTCTCTAAAGATACAAGAAATTATGTTATGATATGCCGGCTATTGATTTAAAATTCACTATAAATACGGAACAAGTTCATGCTACTCTATGTAGAAATGAGAAAAAACAATGCAGCtttacaaagaaaacatttgctccTTTCATACTTGTGGTGTCTTTTGTACTTGAATGCAACCTAAACTGAAGTGTGAGACCATTTACAGTAGCAATCAAAAGTCATTACAttagcatttgtttgttttgtagggATGAAAGAAGGAGGGACAGAAGAGAGGGCCGCTATGGTGACTTTACGAACCGCGAGCGCGGACCAGAGTGGGACCGGGAGCGATACCGGGACCAGGGAGGAGACTACGACTACCGGCGAGCGCCCAACAGGGAGAACAGGGACTGGGACAGGGAGCGGGACTACAACAGAGAACGAGACAGGGACAGGGAGAGAAATGACAGATATGAGGTTAGCTTATAATGTGTATTTAGTGGGGTTCAAAAGTTATCGTAAAATATGCATATAAATGTGGTACAGACCGTACGTATAGTCAGTGTCATGCAAATGCAGTATTTGCATATGAAAAACAGTGCTAGACACTGAAAGCTATAattgtcaaagaaaacaaatgaataaaacaataaatctgTTATCATTAGCTGATAACAGCAAAAAAGAGTTTAAAAGAGTTAAAAACTTTAAAGTCACATCTAAAAGGAGCTCATACTCATAGAAACATTATCACTGTGGTATGTATCGTGTAAATGACCATTCCAAATGTATGTATCCTGGATGGATAACTGCAGCAAGActgttacatacaaatgttgTTCTGTTTAGGACCGCCAGCGTTACGACCAAAGAAACTTTGATAGAGAATATGACCAGCGAGATCGTGACTCCCGAGGTCCCCCAACGTCAGCCAGTGAGAAGCCCAGCAAGATCATCATGCTGAGGGGACTGCCACAGACAGTGGATGAAGATGAGGTACGTTTGGGCGACTGACATTGTTGTGCATAGTCACAAACACAGTACTAGTAACACATACATACCAACACAGTATACCTCACATACACTCTTTGTCAGCACTGTTACCATCACCAAATGTGTTTGGTTATGCATTCTACAAGAAAACACATACAGCTAGCTGGTTGTTGAAAGTTGGAGTAAGTTGCAGTGTTAGAAGTCAAGTGTTTGAAGTCAATTGTCTCAATTTCCATTTCACTAAGTGATACTTAAGTATTTTAAACTCAGCAACACCATCTTGCAACACATAAAGGAACTGCAACTGTCATTTAGTTAGGGCCTTTGCTGTATACTAGTGCCTGCAGTTATTTAGCACAGAACACTGGTGTTACATAGCAATTGGAATTTAGAGATTCTGTGTGTAAATTTTTGTATCTGGAGCTCTGGAATTTTCAAGAGCTGTTCATTGTCTGAATGGTAACAATTGAATATGTAGAGCAAAAAAAGTTGATATTAACCATATGAGCTGTGGAAAGTAGTCCTTAATTGACTGATGTGACAGTGCATTATGGCCACTTCCGCTACAGTTAACACATCCACCACCCGTGACATTTTACGAGGACTTTCCATTCCTGCTATGCTAAAGCCTTCGTGTTATGTGGTCCAGAGAGAGGTGTCCCTGTACTACTTGACGTCAGAAGTCCAAATATAGGACAGTCTTGCCTTTGCTCTTTATAGCAGGTATCATAGGAATGCTTCTCTCAGTACACCATGCAGCCAGAGCTTAGCCATTCTGTTAAATGGTGGTTCTATCAGCACTGCCAAAATGTCTAACTACATGTCTTGACcatctgtttgtatatatttaaTTTATAGATGGTATTACTAAATGTAATGTTTATTGGAGCTACAATTTCTCTGGCCTAATCCCTCATTAAGTTGTGATTATGTTTGTAAACCTGTATGATAATAGTTGGGTAAGTGTAATCTTAACTTGAGATTTTATTGCTAATGCTTGGAAATGGTGCTACTAACCGGCTGCTGGCGTCAATATGCCGTGCTGCGTTTCCTGTGATGCCTGTGGAATACAGCGATTGTTGTCGCATCTTCCGGCTTTAAATCGCGCGCTCCAAATTTTCTACACTGGAATCTTGCGCAAAATGTCGGTCAGCATTGCGAGGTGTACGTGATAGATCACTTAACCCTCAGTCGGGGTTGGCATGGCGTTTTTATAAGTGACGACGTCTGGTATGTTTACAAATGACGTTATCGCTTGGTCGGGGTCACATGACTCGCATCTACGACATCACACGTCAGTGACGTACTGACAAGTGAAGCTTGGCCTGTCAAGAGTCCAGTAAATTATCGCAACACGATGGTTTCCTCTGGCAGTGGGCAGGAGGAATGAAAAGGCAGCAGTTCGTTTCCGTATCTCACGGCGGTGATGTGGATTCATGACtctctgatgatgatgacttggCGAGAAAACCCATGTAGGAATAATGTCCTTCCAAATGCTTTGCTGTGTTCTCCTGCTTCCTCATTGCgcttagtactagtagttgatcTATGTAAACTGGTACAGAATGACTGCAATATTAAAACACCAAAGATTTACTGTTTAACGTTAGCTGCTTTCACTCCTGTGACTACAGTCTGGTCAAGTGATGCTTCATTCTGGTGAATGGTCAAGAGCCTGTCagactacatgtattcatagCTGCTGTTGTATCTGTCCTAAAAATACCCATGACCTTCATCCACTCCCACCCTGATGTGCCCTTGCTTTAAAGCCTTGACTATTAGGAAGGGCAGGGACTATGATTAGGCTGCCTCTGCCATCTTTGTGGTTGCCATGCCAACAGTTGCTAGGACAACTTCTGCTGGGACATGTCTTCGCCTTGGTAACAAGAGCGTGCCCTCAGCACGTCCGGCAATCAGGTATTACCCCTTCTCTCCTTTTGCAGAGGGATGCTATGTATAGGAGAATAATTATAAATATGTGGGGAGGCTTAGACTGGCGACTGTTAGGGGTAACACTACAGGACATCTGCTGAGCCTAAATCACATCTGACAGTTAGTGCGCTAGAGTATGTCACCCCTGAATCACTCACGTCCATATATAAAATTGGGACCCGTATTTACGGGGTGCCCGCTGCGTGATTTATTGAAATTTATCAGATATTTTTATCCTTGCATTTAACCCGGTGGCATCGGTCACCACTTTTCATGGTTTTGTCGTGTAGTTGGACACGAACAAACAAGCCCTGGAAACCGACAAGTCGTTTTATCACCATTTGAACAAGTCTTTTACAAGATATTATTTGTCAGCGTCCAGGCTGGTTAAGCTGGCCCTTCACCTTGAATAGTTGTGAACAACCCCTGGGTGATTAAGGATTGATCGCACAGTGGGAGTAATGCCACAGAGTGAATCCTGTTTCAGAATTCCTTCTGAGTTACAGGTGGTATGTGGTTTCCTTGTCTGGACCTGTGGTTGCGTGATCAGGCCCTGACAGAAGATCCATtgggaacttcaagcctaattTGGCATCCATGACACTCTGCCTTATAGGGATGTCTCTTGCACTGACCCTGTGGGTTGTGTTGCACCCTAGTGGTTCACCAGTGTTACAACAGGCACTGGTTTGTAGGAGTGCACCCTTACTCCACTCCCGTTCTTTTGTGAAGTTCagacttcttctgtatttcCTGTTTCATTCCCGTCGCAGTTCTTTCATCCGTTTGCTTCCAAGGTCAGTCCCGGTGTGTCTCTTTGAATATcgtttgtttacatttcttgttgctgttgttgtgaaGTGTCTGAGATTTGTAATTGGTTGCTTCATGTTTATCAAATGGCCTCCTGTGTTGGTTTCTcgctgttttctttctgtcccatCACACAGAATTGGAACGCGAAATCCGTCGAACATGGCCATGGACGTGAGGCACTGGATTCATCTCGGGGACGGCGTTTACATGCAGTCATTTCTTACACCCTCTAGTATCAAAAAGGCTTGTCATTACTTTACTGTCTCCAGTCATCCAACTGATTATTGCGCAGTTAATGAGAATGGTGGTGAACTCACTGCTAGAAATGGTCATGAGTTCCTTGTAGAGAGGCCTGACTATTTGTAACCCCTCAGAAAGTATGGGAGCTATGGTGAATACACACAAATGTGTGTTTTTGGTTTACCTCCAATTTCCCAGAGACAGGTGCAGATATGATTTGAGACAGGTGTTGGTAAAGCATGGCCCAGAGAGATTTAGAATGTGTGCCTGGCTTTCCTTTTCTACTCACCCATGAAACAACTGTGAAGATTGCCATTTTTCACTGTCAGTTTAGTCTAGCACCAAGGGAGCAGCAGGCAGTTAACTTTTGGTAGTGATGAAGGAATGCATACATATCTAGGGGAGTCGCTTGCTATCATGAATGTTGGAAGATATTCTTCATCAATCTTTATGTTGTTAGATACTCTCATAATTGTTTAAAAGAATGGCATGTGAGAAAAGACAGGTCTCAAAAAAGGAGGGTCTACTATTTACAAGGGAGATAGCTTGCAAACTGTGCTTTGTAACAGGAGTTAGTTCATGGATATCAACAATACTGTGGTGTGTTAGAAAATGATAGGTGCTTTGCCATAATGTCTCTTGTAAATGTTTTTAGTTGGAAAGTCCAGTGGAGGAACCCATCATGGATCCAAAGGTTTGTCCTAAGTAGAGTTGAAGCTCAAGTTAACAATTTATGTGAGCACAGATGCCTTATTTACGACACACAACCTGACACACACTTGACATGTACGCAACCCTCTTAACATTTTTGGTTGTATTTTTCTGAATGACAATTATCTTTGCAAAATGTTCTTTGAGTTGTTTCAATATCTTTCTATTGAGAGAATTGTTATCATTCAACTTGCAGCTGCTTTTGGGCGGTAGTATGGACTGCTAACTTGTGCTAAgtcattgttttctttgattCCAGATACGTTTAGAGCTGCAAGCTTTCGGTGCACCCCTGAAGGAAGTGAGGCTCatgaaaaggaaagaaacagGTGGGATACAAACACTGTTCCTTTCtctgtgttttgtattgtaCTTGAGTTTGAAAGAAAGGCATCATGGCAATATTGGGCAGGCAGCTAGGCAGTCACTCACTGAAAAGCACTATGTTGTTGGGTCTGGGGGAACGTTATACACGGGGCTGGGTTTCACGTGGAATGCTCTGTCAAAGACAACTGGCACCACTGGGTCACATTTCAGAATGAACCAGTATCATAAATAGTATCCTTGTTGTTCACTTTGACTGTGGTGCGGATCTATGACAATGAGGTATAGTTAGCCCGTCACGTTTCGGGGGCATAGCGAAGGCGCCCCCTCACGTCTGCGCCCCCGGAAAAGGTAAAGCGAGAATGTTGAGCGCGCTCCCGCCCAGTTTCATATTTGGCGAATGTGACAGGTAAAGATGATTCTTTGTAAGGTGATAGCATATTTGTGCATCTGGAGTGGTAAGTAAGGGTGAGTATACTCTTTCCCTATGTTATGCCAAAGCTGTGGTGATTGTATCAGGCCATGTAATTCTATCTCATGAAGTGCAGGGGATTGAGTTCAAGGGTACACTAGGGGTTACTACTATAACTGTGCTTGGCTGTAATCCAGAACCTACTGTACATCAATATCAGTAGTATGTAAAATTGAGAAATGTGCTTTACATTTGTTATTGGTGTTGGGCATTCATTCTCGTATAAATCTTTGTGATAGGGAGTTTTGAGTGCTCTTCAGTGAGTGATGATTTTGACGAATTTGTaaagaaaagggaaaaaaagagtGCCTGCACTGCCATGCCTTTACAAGTGTTGTCCGCAATACCGCAGGGTTGGACGACCCCACACTAACACCCCACGTTCTGAATGCCTGTCCCCAGGTGCCTCCCGCGGCTTTGCCTTTGTGGAGTTTGAAAACTTGCAGGACGCAACTCGCTGGATGGAACAGAATCAGGTTTTGTCATAAGTTTACACCACTACTGCAGTGTCCACTACTCTTCCCAAGTCAAGTCAAGCCTCCATTGGTAGTTCAAACTGGAATCACcaggaaaaaacaaaacagaaaaacagacgGAAACTCTTATCATTTCTGCAAAGTTCTTGGTGTCCTTTTCTTTCATTCGTTCGTTTGTTGTGTACTTTCACACTTGTGATTCAGTGGGACTGAATTCCCCAAAAGGGGTGCCAGTTACggagacttttttttcaaatcatagAGTAGACTGCTTCATCTGCATGTGCTTGTTGTCTTCCATATATGTATTATAAGGTAGCTAGGTGGGGGTTAGAGTACTGGGCAACCCATACACTCTTAAATGACACCCAACGTCACACTGTGATTGGCTCGTAACAGGATAGATGCAAAGATAGAGGTACCAAGGTGCGCCGTACTTGTGTGCGTCCAGGAAGATGACACTCCACCTAAAAGAAAAGCAGATGTTACACATCTTGACTGTCAACATGTACACGTTAGCCTATCACACTGTGACAAGGATGCACGCCTCAACACAGGAAATAAAGGAGCACTGCTCGTTTTTGGAAAGACTACACCAAAATTATGACCATGCCATGCAATGAGTGGCATTCACTTTTATACTGACACTGTTTTGAAGCTAtacaactacaaatgtatcagCCAGAATCATAAGTCAGACGTATCTTTGATAAATTGTAATTCTTATGGACAAAAGTATAGCTGTTTTAAAGCTGTacattctctttcttttttttagagTATTCAActttctgtatctgttaaaCTTTGTCAGTGCTCCTTTAAAGTTAACACACAATCAACACATTACATCTGCTATCCTAGACAGATCTGTAAGTTTACTCAAAATAGAAGTGTTAAATTGacttttcattatatttcatcCTGAAATCTGATTGGACAAACTAATAACTTGATTACAGGTCTGTCTAGATGTGCAGTGAGATGAGACTATTATGGGTTGCCTGTAGTGAATCAGTAGCCTACTAGTATATTCTCTTCATCTCTGGGTGGGAGCATGCTGCTTTTATGTCACGTAAAATCAAAAATTGTCCAAACTCACCAAAACAGTCTTCAAAATATCCTGTGGTCACAAGTTATGCCGTGGAGGCAACAGTTTCCATATTCTTGCTGTCACTGTTAGCATTTTCAACAGGGGTATTGCTTGGGTGGTCTGGTCATGGGGCTAGGGAGCTGGCAAGAATCGTGTGCTACATGTGAACTGTCCAAAACTGCTTCCTCTAGTCTTAGCAACAAGTCCAAGCTAATGCTTCATGATTTTTCGTAATATTAGGAAAAGATTctgaaaatgtaacaataaatAAAGTTGCACATTTTGGtagaaaagaaggaaatgatGCAAGATGTAACTAAAATTTGTGCAAAGCAAATATTCTAGATGAAGCAGTTGACATTCAATCTTTTAAATCTGTCTTGACAAGACTGAGCTATGAGGGAGGGGGTCTCCTTGTATATATCCTCTGTGAAGTTCAGAACACCAAGCACTGTGATATCCGATAACACAGTCCAACTGCCGATGTAAACAAGCTctgcccccccaccccctccgcTCTGTCATGGATGTGCTTCCCACCGCTTCTACCCCGTGAGACGCAGCAACAAAAAAATGGACCAATCAATGCATGGATGGCATGAGGCCCGACACCGCCACACTCACCCGTTCTCTTCGCAGGAGGAACAACTCCCAGAAGCTCCCTCTACCAAACCAATGACTAACTGTCCCCCTGAAGGTTGAAGGGTTTTCCATATTACGCTATTGTCTGCGCTGCGTTTGTTCCTGTACTGACGACCGTTATCATTGTCTCCCCCTTACAGCACCAGCTGATGCTGCGTGGCCAACGTGTGAACATGCACTACAGCACGCCCAAGCCTCAGAAGGAGGAAGACTGGCAGTGCAGTAAGGTGTGGATCCCTACAAACTCTAAGTTAATTGAAAAACATGTGTCAGCCCCCCACCCCATCCATGCATACACACCTCATTAAACTCAGTCTCTACAGCATTGTGGTCACTTAAAGAGGGCATAAAAACTCTTGAATGACAACCAGAATTTGTGAGCTTTTTACAAAGACACCTAGGGCAAAGAGAAAGGACAAGATTTTGTGTGAATGTTCGTGGAGTGATAGGTAAAAATTGTATTAGGAGCATGACTagtgtgtttgtaaaagaaaGTTTTCTGAGCGATAAAttaatttacaatgtacaaagtaatTGCTTGAAAAAGAAAGAGACCGTGGTAACTGCAAGTCGTTGGAATATGTCAGTAACAAAGACTGAATGAATGTTGTCTGAGTTGAGGTGACTGTAAGATTTAGGGACTGTAAATGGTTGTAGCAGTTTGAGGTTGCCCAAAACAATACAGCCCTCTCTAGCCCTCTTGCCCGCAACTACGACATCTACCCTTTTGCTGCAAGGTTTGACCACTGCTGTGGAATAAACTGTATCAAGTTGTGCATAACCACACAcataaaatgttatgttaaatGATCTCTTATAGTGTGGGGTGCACAACTTCAAGCGTCGAGACCACTGTTTCAAATGTGGCATATCCAGAGAAGGTGAGTGCTCCCCATAGCATAGAGGAAAACCAACCCCCTGTTGTGGAGTAAGTACAACAAACTAGAGCTCTCTGGCTAATGCCATGTGGTTGCACTAACACTACTGGTTGTTATGTCTCTGGTTCAGCTGACCAGTACTAAGTCATGCGTTCATGGAGGCTGCACTCCCATGCTGTGGTTTAAGAGCACTGCTTGGTACACAGTATAGCGTATCGTCCTGTTGTAACAAATCAGAGCAAGCTGTAAGTTAATGCAGTCGGTAATATGTTGTTCATGGACTAAGAATGGGGTTCATCATATTGTGGACTTTGGTTGAATTGTCAGTTGAGAAATGCATAGACTTGACAACATCCATTCCACACATGTCATCCATTGAATATAGTCTGGTGGGGTTAGAACGTGTATATGATGCTCTTAAAATAAATGTAGTTAGGAAAAAGAGTTGGCATATCTTGTGGCAGCATCATTGCACAGCTTTTCTGCACTTTGCTGGTTAACATTCTGTACACAGTGTTCATTCCAACATTGTGTATCAGTCGTAAATTGTCTCTTTCTTGTGCTTGGAGTGACTCAGAAGTGTGTCTTGGAGAGTTCCATAGAAGGAGCAGCAGTTAGGCAGTTCCTTTGTCTCTCATATAGCATGTCATAGAGGGGTTTGCTAATAAGAAAAGTTCCTGGTAAGTGTCCGTGTGGCCAATGCTCAGATAGCCACAGCATGGTAGTGCAGATGAGAGGGTACAACGGACTCCACACTCATGGCGATAACAACAACAGTGTTCTTTTCCACAGAGTCATCTAAGACGCTGAAGGAGGGAGAAGGATATAATGAAGTGGGATCACAGCCGTCCAATAGTAAGTCACTATCCTAAGTAATGAAACTAATAGTACCATACAATGATGTGCTTATTACTCCACCCAAAGGAACTGGACTATTGCTTTTTCTTGTGAGTCTATGGCCTAGTATGGGTATGTTTTTCAATTGCAAATGTAGTGTTTCCATGCAAATATACACTGTTGGCATCTGGGACGGTTGCAAAGCCTGTGACTGCCATGTTTTTAATTGTGATGTGATCCACTTGTTTGCTTGATTCatctatgttttgttatttctctAGTTTTGTATACTTATTCTCCGGACCAAAATGTTAAAGTTTGATAAGCCATTTTTCATTGGTCCGCGCAGCTCTCATCTTCCGTGGTTTGGACACCCTGACGACGGAGGAGACTCTCCGCTCGACGCTGGGCGCGCTGTCCACGGTTCACATCCACAGCATCCGACTCATCAAGGACAAGCTGACGCACACTTCCCGCGGGTTCTGCTTCGTGGAGATGAACACGGTGGAGGAGGCTGCACAGATGATGGACGTGTTGATGGCAGTCCGACCGGCCTTCGCTATCGATGGGAAACAAGGTACCTTCCTATGATTCAAACCAGTACATAATCTATACTTGTCCCTAAGACAGCTTTCAAATCTTTGTCTCACAGTTGAGTTTTCCAGAAAGTAGCCATATAGAAAAATGAAGCACATTTTCCAACTGCAAATCTAACCATCTAATTTGATTGGGCTCTTTTTCATGTACCATGACCAATTCATGGCCAATTAGACCTGACTTTGCTATTGATGGGAAACAAGGTACTGTCCTATGACTCAAACCAGGAAATAATCAATATCCGTTCCAAAGGCTTTAAACCCATGTTACACTGGAGTTTGCCAGAAAGTTGCCATATAGAAAAAGCATATTTTTCACCTCCAAATCTACACCATCAAATTGGATGAGGCTTTTTTTTCACTAAACGATATACTATGATCAAGAAAACAAAGTTGTATAATTATAAAAAATGTCATCTACAGCTTTTAGACACATTGATTTAATCAATTTTCTTGCTAGTAATACAAATACGATTTCCCAAATGCTTATAGACTAAGTATGGacgtttatttattcattgtgcCAACATTGCTCAaccttttctgtttctttttcagTGAATGTTGCCTTTGCCAAACAGGGAAAAGCAGGGTAAGTTTGAGTTAACTTTGTCATCTTTTGCACACAGTGTCCATATATTTCCGTCAGTCTGTTTCCTAGGACATTGTATCTCCACACATCGTTTAACTGGTAGTTTTTAATGCATTTTTCTTTGTGATTTTATTGCAGAAGTAGTGCTCCGAGTGGTGTAGCCGCCGCTGCAATAGAAGCTGCCCAGTGGTCACAGGCACAAGCACAGGTACGAAATCTCAGTCCTAGCTGTTACAACTGTGGCATTTTAAGCTTGTTGCCTGTAGCTATTATTGATGTTACAAATTTGTCTGTATGTGGCCACCTGTGGAGACTACGTGGCCTCAGTTTTTACTAGTAACATATCACCAAGCAAGAACGTGAACTCTGTCAGAGTCTATGGCTTCGCCAGCTGTGGTCACGTTTCATAATCCCCCCTAATCGCTGACTTTAGATTAACTTTATTAAAAGACACCAGTGTCCAACAATGCTTTGAAAGGAAATAGCATGCGTATGTGCCCTTTGTAACTACATGGCTAACGCCTGCATTAGAAAGAGATATTTCCTGCATTATACAGAGATATTTACGTCAAGAATTTCTTAATGATACCAGTGATAAGAAAGCACAAAACAGATGTGTCACATGGTGAATGCATTAATGCATTGGAACAAAATCAGATAGCTGTCTCAGAGGAAGATGAAAGCATTACAGTTCAAAAGAATACTGTGTAACTTGACACTAAATTTAACTTAGCGTTGTGCTGGAAATAGAGGGGATATCGAACATTAACAGCTGTATCTtataagtaaagtttgttgaacTTGTAGCAGAATGTTTGCTATGAAGCATAATACTTTTTCGTTAGCCATAGTGCAACCTGGCTTTGCTACGgcttgactttttttttggccaagtACAACACGACTAGTCTACCTGCCCTACACGTCTTGATGCATGTTGGGTTCTTTATGTGCAGAGGTTGGACACCATAAATTCTGTCATACATGGGCTGGCTGGCTTTATGTCCCCactctgaaaaaaatgttgaagtttGGGTTGTCAAGTTTTGAATGAATCATCATGGAAACGTCTATCTTTTTACCAGGGGACGGACCAATCGTGGGACCAGACACAACAACAGCAGACGTTCGCTGCCGCCCAGGACGGACAGTTCAGCCAGGACCAGACTACGGACTATGCCGCGTACTTCCAGAGCGGAGACTACGCTGCGTACTACCAGCAGCAGGGCATCGACCTGGCCCAGTACCAGCAGCTGgcagcagctgcagctgcagctcAGGCCGCGGCCGGTTAGTCCCACATGTAGCTTACACATGCTCTAGCCAACATTCCTTTGCCATGTCATATATCTACGGATAATTAACTGTGATAATGACATTGTGGTTACTATAGTGCACTTAATAAAGAAGAACGAAACTTTCATTTACTGTTAAGGAGATGGCTTCAGAGTGAACATTGTGGAAAGCTTTCATAGTTTGGTTCGAACTTGCTTGAGTGCGccgcagtcgaaaatttgaacAAATGTTTAGTTCCTTTGCCCAAAGTTGTTAAAGTGATGTGCAGTTGATGCCACAGCCATCCTTTTTTcacaataaacttgagttttctcaggttggcatgataaaaatagaatacaacacagggtATTACCTTGGGCGGTACGGAATaccctgtgttgtattctatattcctggatgtctaaccttcatcaatgcaaGTAAGTGAAACAATCTGATTTCTTCAGCAGCTGCAGGAGGCACAGGTGCCGCCCAGACTGCCCTGGAACAGGTGCAGGCGGCACAGCAGTTCCAGAAGCAGCAGCAGATCATCCAGCAGCAGATCGTCACCCAgatgcagcagcagcagaaacTCAGCGAGCTCACCACGGAGGAGAGACTGGCATTGCAGGTGGGTGAAATGACAGCACAAGAGC
This genomic window contains:
- the LOC118416933 gene encoding RNA-binding protein 10-like isoform X6, with the protein product MARYNNNSRGGSSRNHFEEEENFEAVKDDYYYGTDRDERRRDRREGRYGDFTNRERGPEWDRERYRDQGGDYDYRRAPNRENRDWDRERDYNRERDRDRERNDRYEDRQRYDQRNFDREYDQRDRDSRGPPTSASEKPSKIIMLRGLPQTVDEDEIRLELQAFGAPLKEVRLMKRKETGASRGFAFVEFENLQDATRWMEQNQHQLMLRGQRVNMHYSTPKPQKEEDWQCSKCGVHNFKRRDHCFKCGISREESSKTLKEGEGYNEVGSQPSNTLIFRGLDTLTTEETLRSTLGALSTVHIHSIRLIKDKLTHTSRGFCFVEMNTVEEAAQMMDVLMAVRPAFAIDGKQVNVAFAKQGKAGSSAPSGVAAAAIEAAQWSQAQAQGTDQSWDQTQQQQTFAAAQDGQFSQDQTTDYAAYFQSGDYAAYYQQQGIDLAQYQQLAAAAAAAQAAAAAAGGTGAAQTALEQVQAAQQFQKQQQIIQQQIVTQMQQQQKLSELTTEERLALQVGEMTAQELGRQLWAPGILQAQQWSQQVAQYQQVIDPAAVATQVVAATTAAAVATTIPVSTATVAAATTQAAVSAAATPTTPALTIPFVSLDQPNYQVYPTPDLSTFQYDETSGYYYDPQTGLYYDASTQYFYNSQTQQYLYWDQEKLSYLPAPTDAAEQQGGDGKDNREEKKKKKEKSAQKIAKDMERWAKSLNSMKETKKFVPIGIGMKPSPKSAEEKVSATADAGFAILEKKASLAERQQSVLEAMQRKKEEDVKPSPVAQNSLVDAYGGGSDSEEEEDDPQKRQTSLAPDEEQLLDWKRMACLLCKRQFPSKEALSRHQQLSDLHKTNLDMRRRSVMTAEELEALEKRERDMKYRDRAAERRQKFGIPEPPPPKRKREDYMGKVQSKYEEPTKHGIGSENIGNKMLKAMGWAEGTGLGKKKQGITAPITAEKRTMGAGLGMKGSSYGTEAGDTYKESVKKIMRQRYYETS
- the LOC118416933 gene encoding RNA-binding protein 5-like isoform X7, coding for MARYNNNSRGGSSRNHFEEEENFEAVKDDYYYGTDRDERRRDRREGRYGDFTNRERGPEWDRERYRDQGGDYDYRRAPNRENRDWDRERDYNRERDRDRERNDRYEDRQRYDQRNFDREYDQRDRDSRGPPTSASEKPSKIIMLRGLPQTVDEDELESPVEEPIMDPKIRLELQAFGAPLKEVRLMKRKETGASRGFAFVEFENLQDATRWMEQNQHQLMLRGQRVNMHYSTPKPQKEEDWQCSKCGVHNFKRRDHCFKCGISREESSKTLKEGEGYNEVGSQPSNTLIFRGLDTLTTEETLRSTLGALSTVHIHSIRLIKDKLTHTSRGFCFVEMNTVEEAAQMMDVLMAVRPAFAIDGKQVNVAFAKQGKAGSSAPSGVAAAAIEAAQWSQAQAQGTDQSWDQTQQQQTFAAAQDGQFSQDQTTDYAAYFQSGDYAAYYQQQGIDLAQYQQLAAAAAAAQAAAAAAGGTGAAQTALEQVQAAQQFQKQQQIIQQQIVTQMQQQQKLSELTTEERLALQAQQWSQQVAQYQQVIDPAAVATQVVAATTAAAVATTIPVSTATVAAATTQAAVSAAATPTTPALTIPFVSLDQPNYQVYPTPDLSTFQYDETSGYYYDPQTGLYYDASTQYFYNSQTQQYLYWDQEKLSYLPAPTDAAEQQGGDGKDNREEKKKKKEKSAQKIAKDMERWAKSLNSMKETKKFVPIGIGMKPSPKSAEEKVSATADAGFAILEKKASLAERQQSVLEAMQRKKEEDVKPSPVAQNSLVDAYGGGSDSEEEEDDPQKRQTSLAPDEEQLLDWKRMACLLCKRQFPSKEALSRHQQLSDLHKTNLDMRRRSVMTAEELEALEKRERDMKYRDRAAERRQKFGIPEPPPPKRKREDYMGKVQSKYEEPTKHGIGSENIGNKMLKAMGWAEGTGLGKKKQGITAPITAEKRTMGAGLGMKGSSYGTEAGDTYKESVKKIMRQRYYETS